A window of the Malaclemys terrapin pileata isolate rMalTer1 chromosome 6, rMalTer1.hap1, whole genome shotgun sequence genome harbors these coding sequences:
- the LPL gene encoding lipoprotein lipase produces MARGTLLAALGLWIHYLAALCTATATTQATVPRSTIETKRDFEGIESKFSLRTADEPDDDICYLVPGQEDTVARCNFNHTSKTFVVIHGWTVTGMYESWVPKLVDALYKREPDSNVVVVDWLSRAQQHYPVSAAYTKLVGKDVAVFIDWMAEQFNYPLDNLHLLGYSLGAHAAGIAGSLTKKKINRITGLDPAGPNFEYAEATTRLSPDDADFVDVLHTYTRGSPDRSIGIQKPVGHIDIYPNGGGFQPGCNLGEALRLIAEKGLADADQLVKCSHERSIHLFIDSLLYEDKPSLAYRCNTKETFEKGLCLSCRKNRCNNLGYTVSKVRAKRNSKMYLKTRSQMPYKVFHYQVKVHFFGKENVTKTNQPFLVSLYGTADESKNIALILPEISTNKTYSFLVYTEVSIGDLLMLTLQWEKESIFSWSDWWTTYAFDIQRVRVKAGETQKKMVFCSRDGISHLKKGKEAVVFVKCADKPNNTDTGDQSRP; encoded by the exons ATGGCAAGGGGAACACTGCTGGCAGCCCTGGGCCTGTGGATCCACTACCTCGCTGCTCTCTGCACAGCTACTGCCACGACACAAGCCACTGTCCCAA GAAGCAccatagaaacaaagagagaCTTTGAGGGGATCGAGAGCAAATTTTCTTTAAGGACAGCTGACGAACCTGATGATGACATCTGCTACTTGGTCCCGGGTCAAGAAGACACTGTGGCACGATGCAACTTCAACCATACCAGTAAAACCTTTGTGGTGATCCATGGATGGACG GTAACTGGAATGTACGAGAGCTGGGTCCCAAAGCTGGTGGATGCGCTGTATAAGAGAGAACCCGACTCTAATGTCGTCGTTGTAGATTGGCTAAGTCGTGCCCAGCAGCATTATCCAGTATCTGCTGCCTACACTAAACTGGTGGGAAAGGATGTAGCTGTATTTATTGACTGGATGGCG GAACAATTCAATTACCCACTCGACAACCTCCATTTGCTGGGCTATAGTCTTGGTGCCCATGCTGCTGGGATTGCTGGAAGTCTGACCAAAAAGAAGATTAACAGGATCACTG GTTTAGATCCAGCTGGACCTAACTTTGAATATGCTGAAGCAACCACGCGCCTCTCCCCGGATGATGCTGATTTTGTGGATGTCCTACACACCTACACCAGGGGGTCTCCGGATCGCAGCATTGGGATACAGAAGCCCGTTGGGCATATTGACATCTACCCAAATGGAGGGGGCTTTCAGCCAGGCTGTAATCTAGGTGAAGCTCTGCGTCTGATTGCAGAAAAAGGCCTTGCAG ATGCGGATCAACTGGTGAAGTGCTCTCACGAACGCTCAATCCACCTCTTCATTGACTCCCTCTTGTACGAAGACAAGCCAAGCCTGGCCTACCGCTGCAACACAAAGGAAACCTTTGAGAAGGGGTTGTGTCTGAGCTGCAGGAAGAACCGCTGCAACAATCTGGGCTATACGGTCAGCAAAGTGAGAGCCAAGAGAAACAGcaaaatgtatttgaagactcGCTCTCAGATGCCCTATAAAG tcTTTCATTACCAGGTCAAGGTCCATTTTTTTGGAAAGGAGAATGTGACCAAGACAAATCAGCCGTTCCTGGTCTCTTTGTATGGCACTGCCGATGAGAGCAAGAACATTGCTTTGATACT acctGAAATTTCCACAAACAAGACCTACTCCTTCCTGGTTTACACCGAGGTCAGTATTGGAGACCTCCTCATGCTGACACTGCAGTGGGAGAAGGAATCCATTTTCAGTTGGTCGGACTGGTGGACCACCTACGCTTTTGACATCCAGAGGGTCAGAGTGAAGGCAGGAGAAACTCAGAAAAA